From one Prosthecobacter debontii genomic stretch:
- a CDS encoding response regulator transcription factor — MKYKIYILDDHPIVIEGLKKILEGQEDLQIVGASEDANTALMQIPKLKPDVIILDITLKDRSGVDLVKKLKQSHPEIHVLVYSMHDENVYAERCLRAGAMGYIMKGESAARVLQAVRQVLGGGFFFSANLLGSIVSGGGPRSGSRGEPGRMLSDRQLEVFEMVGRGFDSHEIAEKLQLSAKTVDAHKANIRQKLGLASARELLMEAVRWVEK; from the coding sequence GTGAAATACAAAATCTACATCCTCGATGATCACCCCATCGTGATCGAAGGTCTGAAGAAGATCTTGGAAGGTCAAGAGGACCTTCAAATCGTTGGTGCCTCAGAAGACGCTAACACCGCTCTGATGCAAATCCCTAAACTGAAGCCAGACGTCATCATCCTGGACATCACGCTGAAAGACCGTAGCGGCGTGGATCTGGTGAAGAAACTGAAGCAGAGCCATCCTGAAATCCACGTCCTGGTTTACTCCATGCACGACGAAAACGTCTATGCAGAGCGTTGCCTCCGTGCCGGTGCCATGGGTTACATCATGAAGGGCGAGAGCGCTGCTCGCGTGCTTCAGGCTGTCCGTCAGGTGCTCGGTGGTGGCTTCTTTTTCAGCGCCAACCTGCTGGGAAGCATCGTCTCCGGTGGTGGTCCTCGTTCCGGTTCCCGTGGCGAACCAGGGCGCATGCTTAGCGACCGTCAGCTCGAAGTCTTCGAGATGGTCGGCCGTGGCTTCGACTCCCATGAGATCGCTGAAAAACTTCAGCTCAGCGCCAAAACCGTGGACGCCCACAAGGCAAACATCCGGCAGAAGCTGGGTCTTGCCTCCGCTCGCGAACTGCTCATGGAAGCCGTCCGCTGGGTTGAGAAATAA
- a CDS encoding ThuA domain-containing protein, which translates to MKTTLFPWLALAGMALSLPSLAADKISVLIIDGQNNHKWEITTPVLKDALESSGAFLVQVSTTPAKKAPAASWSEWHPKFSDYAVIVSNYNGEPWPEPVRKDFDQYVKNGGGFVSVHAANNSFPEWKEYNQMIGVGGWGGRNEASGPWLYVKDGKLFRDSSAGNGGAHGPQHEFVVEVQNADHPITRGLPQRWLHAQDELYSKLRGPAENIKILASAKSDLTGEQEPNLMVLHYGKGRVFHTTLGHADYSMLCRDFYETLQRGTEWAASGDVTQTADLPSDFPTEHQVSPVSLEGYPKQPRQAPAAKK; encoded by the coding sequence ATGAAAACCACCTTGTTTCCCTGGCTCGCACTTGCCGGAATGGCCCTGTCGCTACCGAGCCTTGCTGCTGACAAGATTTCGGTGCTCATCATTGACGGTCAAAACAACCACAAATGGGAGATCACCACCCCCGTCTTGAAGGACGCTCTCGAAAGCAGCGGGGCCTTTCTCGTGCAAGTCAGCACCACACCGGCGAAGAAGGCCCCCGCTGCATCCTGGTCTGAGTGGCACCCCAAATTCAGTGACTACGCGGTCATCGTCAGCAATTACAACGGTGAGCCTTGGCCGGAGCCAGTTCGCAAAGACTTTGATCAGTATGTGAAAAACGGAGGCGGCTTTGTCTCCGTTCATGCGGCCAACAACTCTTTTCCGGAGTGGAAAGAGTATAACCAAATGATTGGTGTCGGCGGATGGGGAGGCCGTAACGAGGCTTCCGGGCCCTGGCTTTACGTCAAAGATGGAAAACTCTTCCGTGATTCATCGGCTGGCAATGGAGGGGCCCACGGACCCCAGCATGAATTTGTCGTTGAGGTTCAGAACGCGGATCATCCGATTACCCGTGGCTTACCCCAACGCTGGCTCCATGCCCAAGACGAGCTTTATAGCAAGCTGCGTGGTCCAGCGGAAAACATTAAGATCTTAGCCAGTGCGAAATCCGATCTCACGGGTGAACAAGAACCCAATCTCATGGTGCTCCATTATGGGAAAGGTCGTGTCTTTCACACCACCTTAGGCCATGCGGACTATTCCATGCTCTGCCGAGATTTCTATGAAACTCTTCAGCGTGGCACCGAGTGGGCTGCCTCTGGAGATGTCACGCAAACAGCCGACCTGCCAAGTGACTTCCCCACAGAGCATCAAGTGAGTCCCGTGTCTCTCGAAGGCTACCCCAAACAACCTCGCCAGGCACCTGCGGCCAAGAAGT